GGATTACCAGAACGAGGGCGGAGCTCCAGCCACAGCCTCCACACTGAGTCCCGCCCATGGCCGGAAAAAGGAGAAACAGCCCCAGACACAGGCGGATGTGACCCCCTCAAGGGCCATCTGAAAGGGGTCTGAAGTATGAGCAGAACACAGGGCCCGAGGCCGGAGAGGGGATCTTGCTCCTCAGGTACCCTCTTCTATCCCCTTCACTCTCCTGCCACGCGAAGTCCAACCCGAGCCGAGGGCCACGCGTCCTCGTGACCGCCTGAGGCCAACCAAGGCCCGGGCTGGAGCCTAGGCTTGCCGGGAGTGGGTGGAGACCTACTCTGAGGAGGGGCCCTGTCCCCACCTCAGGACAGCTTGGGCCATGACCCCTGcgggaagccccccccccccccgcctctcccGACGTCTGCCCCGAGGGTGGGGGTTCCTGAGGCTCTGTCCCAGTCGGCTCACCAATCGTGTCCCCGTGCCCCGTCCGCGCAAGGGTGTAAAGCAGCTCTGGGGACAGCAACGCTGGGACACCCTTCAGCACCACCATGCTTGCGGGAGAAGGGGGGCGGAGCAGCAGGGCGGGGCCGCCGGAGGTGGGGCGGTGCTAGGTGTGGTGTGGGAGGTGGGGCAACACCGGGTCCAGCCCCCATGGCACCCTTCAGAGCCTGCATCCCtctccaggttcaagacccggacaCCCACGTGTTTCTGGTCAGAGCTCCCTAACCCCTCCCCACTTACGCCCCTAGCCCGCGGGATCCCTGGGGAGACGAGGTAGTGGACTTACTCCCTGGGCCTGCCCTGGAGGGGACTGGGAAGGTTAGCAGGTGGGGCACCAGGATGTGTGGGGGGAACACCTGAATGGGATTCTCTCCAGCACCGACCACCAGAGAGTGGTGGGTCAGGAGCTTCCAACTGAGACCCACTGTGGTGTATCTGGACTCCTGAACCACATAGACTGTCAGAAATAACTAATGATTGCTGTATTAAGCCCCTAAATTTAGGAatcatttgttatgcagcaatagctgACTAATGCTGATGGCTCTTGTGCCTTACAGACACTGCCCTTGGCATCCAGCCCTTTGTATGCTCTCTCCCAAACCCCTCTCCCCACTCAGGCTGGGGGGCAGACACCAGTGCAGGTGCTTGTGAGTGTGCTGGCTTAGTCATACCCTCGCTTTGAACCCACCACCAAACTCACTGCCCAGCCTGTAGATGGGCTCTGGCTCATCGCCAGTGAGTCCTTGACCCTCCGAGCTCTGGCTCCTCAAGCCTCACCCTGCAGGGCTGCTCACTTGCCCAGCTACCTGAGTACTTACTGCTGCCTGCCCAGCAGGAGACTGCCCAACCCAGAGCCTAGACAGGCCAGCCCAGGCCAGGCTGTCTCCCTCCAGAGCCCACCATTGTCCACTTCGTTTCCAAATACACACCGAGCTGTGTGGCCAGAGCTGTGGCCAAAGCGCTCAACCCTGAGGTGACATAACATATTCAGAGGCCTGGCAACTCCTGGGAAAGTTCTGTACATGAAAGTCAACAAAGCCACCgcaaaaaatcagaagaaaacaatgaagaaaacaatgaCGTCTCCACGTTTTACAACTTGGCCCCTGGGAGCCTCAGTTGCTTGAGGGAGTCAGGTTGTAAACACAGCCTGTTGTCCAGCAGTGCCCTGAACACACAGCGCTGGCTGGGCCATGCTGGACAGAGTGGAGTCAAGAGCAGGCTGGGGGAGGCCAGTCAGCAGggccagcacccgggccaccgAAGCAGCCGACTGCACCCAGGGTGAGGGTTGTGCCAGAGCAGTTTCCACTCTAAGATTTAAGTGAAGGCTCACAGTTAACATTCTCCAAAGCTTTGTGTTTTTAGTACAAGTATATGAGGGGAAAGCCAGTTCTACATAGATGAGAACGAGAGGTTTCAGCTTCAAATACAAATTAAACTCCCAAGACAATATGGGGCCAGAGGTCAATGAACTCAAGAGGGGGGTGGCTTACTCTGGGGTTTGTGGTCCCCAGACAGACCCATTTGGGGTTTGTCAGCAAAGTCATCAGTCACAGAAAAGCACATGGTCACACTCTACAGTCTCCTGACAACTGAGGTCCCCCAATACCCTCAAGCTCTGGGACTAGCATGATACCTGAGAGGTCCCATTCTATCAGGCCGAGGGGCATGGGCTCCTGCCCCTGCAAGTTCTGGAATCCAAATAATGCTGTGGTTACAGACCTCTGAGATGCAGAGATTTCATGCTGGGTGTGGTGTGAACCATTCTTGGCTTCTGGCTGAGCACAGCTGCTAAGACAAGGGTGTAAAATCTCAATAGGATCCTAGAACTGGACCCACTCAACTCCGGGCACCTGCTGCTCAAAATGAAAGTACCAAGGCCGTTCACTGCCCAATGCATTAAAAAGTAGACCAGTGAACAGCTTTCTCGATTTATGGCTTCctccctgggtcctccgcacatcCACTTGAATCTAGGGCAGGTGGCATGCCATGAAGCAGATCCCTGGTCCCACATTCAGCTTCAGTAATTGCAGAACGCCTGGTCTCTCCGCTCCATGGGGACGGCCCAATCCAAGCAGTCAGCCTGAATCCAGTTCCCTTTGTACCTACTTCTGTAATATGTACATGCCAAACAGAAAAGATCCTGAGGCTTATCTGAAAATAATGTCACCATACCAGTGTTCAGGATGGCCCCAACAGCACTGTCTCTGCTCTTGGCACTGGGGTATGTGGCTGATTTCTCAAACTGCCCCCTTCTGAAGCCTGATCTGGATGACGACACAATGAAGCTAATACCTGCAGGCAAACTGCCTGCAGTGTGTCACTCacattggccagggcctcactttgcTGCATGAATATAACCAAAGCACAATGGCACATGACCTTGGGTGTTCAGACAGCCAGAGCTTTGAAGTCATTTTATTTCAAGGTGGGTTTCTCCTTGGTGTTCAGCTCAGGTCCAGGCAGGGAGTGTACATACTTCTGGCCCCACCCCAACCCAAGGCCATAACCACACATAGAAATGACCTCAGCCATGTTCCACTCATTGGACTATTTGTCCATACCTAGCGGCAGGCACGATGGAGGAAGCACCCACATCAGGTGCTCTCAGTTCTTCACTGAGCTGGAGGGACAGTGGGCTCCCGGGGTGAAGAGCCCTGAGGTTCAGCTCCCGGAAAAGGCCAGGTGCATGTCTTACTATGCAGTCTTTGCTTTGGCAGAGTTCTGCCCTGGGTTTAGAGGTGGTATGAGAGGTGGGTCCATCTTCACAGTGCAAGACTGATGTGTAACACTGGGGGGTCATGTGGCAGCCTGCAAGGGCTTTATCCCCCTTGCCTGGGCCTGTTAAGTGGCTTTGCTGTGTGCACCAGTGTAGAAAGCCAGTGGAGTCCCTCACTTTGGAGAGTCTGAGGGTGTTCTGAGGCCTGGGGGCTGTGACCTGAAGCAGTAATTGGATGCAGTCTAAATAAATCCTCAACACCCGGGAAAACGTCAATTACAATATACCAGTATCATAAAACATTGCAGGGCCATTTAAAAGAATGCTAGTAGGAACACTGTTTAGCAATGAAAAGAAACTATTACACGTTTCTACCTTGAAAACATGTACTAAATTCAGAGACAGGAGGGAAGTAGTGCAGATGGTGCCAGGGgggggtgatgggggagagaagcGAGAGTTAACGGGGACACATGGGGACAGTCTGGGTTGATGAGACAGTTTGGGGGTGGATGGCAGTGACAGCTGCAGGACTCTGCAGATACAATGCCGCTTCAGCGtatatttaaaaactgttaaaataGTCAATTTCTTATCATACACATTTTGCCATAATTAAAAAGACTTCTAGTCAAACGAGAGAGGGTGCACTGGTGTGACAGACGTAGAAAGATAACCAGTGCACTTTGCAGGTGAACATGGAACCCCCTTTCTGTAAAATGAACTATACCTGTGTGTGTGGATGCATGTAGACATGTGTGGGTACAGAAAGATCTCTAGAAAGCTACATGCCTGTTAACAGTGGTTACCCTGGGAGTATGCCAGGGGTAACTGACTTTAAGGACTTCTGTGCGAGTCTCACGACCCTGCACAGCTGAAGAGAAAGAACACGTCACATACACTGCCCTTTGACAAACAGGGTTTATTGGCTTCTAAATCTGTGTCTCCTTTCAGTGGAGTTTTTAAGGCTGAGGCGGCAGGTCTCACTGGTCTTTGAAGTtggcctttctcttctccacAAATGCTGTCATCCCTTCTCTCCGGTCTTCCTGTTGGGAAAGGGAATAAAGCAGAGCTGGATGTCACATGTCCTAGTGGGTCAGGCACAGGGCTTCCCCACTCacaggtggggagaggggaggggtctgCGGTGGGACCACCTGGAAACCTGGGAATGGGTATTTCTACCCATATTCCCCTTTGTGCCCCCCACCAGGTGATGTTCATTCAGGAACCAAACGTGTGTGTTAAATAATCTACAGAGACCCTCAGATGCACATTATTTGAGTCATTCACCAAATTGTCCCCTTAATTCAGAAGCTCCCTAGGTGTCATAGGCAGGAATCCAGACTCATTCTGCATCCTTTTCTGTATGTATACACGTGTGTAGGCaaacatgtgtgcacatgcatgcatatACACATCTTTGCTTCCTCAAGAATCAAAGccattttttacctttcttttataAAAGACCCAGATGTAATCTGATAATAAAAGACATGCATCTGAATGACTATTAGAAGAACCACTTACTTTAAGTCACTGTCCGAAATCCTAGAAAAAACATTGCTCTAAACCCCACTTCAAGTGACTGCAGTGACAAGATACTTTAAACAAACTGCATTTAAGAGCCAACTTGGAAGACCTCTCATGACAGGACATGGCCCTTTTCCGTCCGTCTTTTTGAACTTCTACTCACTGATGGACCCCTAACCCAGCTATGggatgctagcagctctgaccaAAGGGGAGTGGGCTTTGATGATAATATCTACCAGGAAATTCCCAGCAGCTTTTATTGTTGGAACATGtgtgatttgtttttttatttgagagggaaaaggagagagagagggaggaaggaagtgagaagcaccaattcattATTCTACTTAGTTATGCACtgactgattgcttctcctatgtgccctgattggggttTACACCGGCAGCCCTGGTATGGAGCTGGcacccaagccagagaccccatgatCGAGCCAGGAACCTGGGCACTCTGGACGACACGCTATCCATCGTGCCACCGGCAAGGGCCAGGTGTGATTCTTCATTTGAATGTTGTTTACTTACGGTCGCAAAAGTTAAATAGAAGAGCTTCTTCTCCAACTTATTTCCTTCTGCTAATGTCATTTCGAAAGCTAGGAAAGAAAACCCTGGTGTTATGAACTGGGCAGCTGTAGCTGGGAGCACTTCTCTGTGGTGACAGGAAAGTCTCCACAGCTCTATGCACTCGCACCTGATTTAAAATGTGGCCTGGGATGGCCCAGCCCCCCAGCACAGGTCCCTGCCCAGAAAGAGGGGCAAGAGAGTGCGTGAAAGGTGGGATGCACACTCTGTCCAATCCCAGAGGATCTGAGGTAGCCCATGAaactgtattttaattaaaaatttctttcccatttaatttttccattgatttgagagtgagagaggcatcagtcattccacttagttgttccattgagTTGTGCACTAATTGATTGCttcccctctgtgccctgaccaggacagaACCCGcgaccttggcatgctgggaggaaagctctatccactgatccatcAGGTCAGGATCGAAACCATATTTTAAcagtattaaaaaacaattagcgccctggctggttggctcagcggtagagcgtcggcctggcgtgcgggggacctgggttcgattcccggccagggcacgtaggagaagcgcccatttgcttctccacccccaccccttccttcctctctgtctctctcttcccctcccgcagccaaggctccattggagcaaagatggcccgggcgctggggatggctccttggcctctgccccaggcgctagagtggctctggtcgtggcagagcaaccccccccccccccccgccgaggggcaaagcattgctcccctggtgggcagagcatctcccctggtgggcgtgcccggtagatcccggtagggcgcatgcgggagtctgtctgactgtctctccccgtttccagctttggaaaaatacaaaaaaaaccaaaaccaaaaacaaaaacaaaaaaacaattagccctggccggttggctcagcggtagagcatcagcctggcgtgcgggggacccgggttcgattcccggccagggcacataggagaagcgcccatttgcttctccacccccccctccttcctctctgtctctctcttcccctcctgcagccaaggctccattggagcaaagatggcccgggcgctggggatggttccttggcctctgccccaggcgctagagtggctctggtcgcggcagagtgacaccccggaggggcagagcgtcgccccctggtgggcgtgccgggtggatcccggtcgggcgcatgcaggagtctgtctgactgtctctccagcttcagaaaaatacaaaaaacaaaacaaaacaattaagtATGAAAAGCATACGGATCCAGCAATAATAATCGCAGTGGCCCTGGGCTGTCTTTTCTTTGGTGCCACCTGGAGCCACAGGTCTTCTGGGGAGGGTGGAGCCAGAGCAGGCCCCTTGACGGGcctcaccaacacacacacacacagccacacttCCTAAGTGATGCTCTGTGTGGTTCCTGTGCTGAGGCCTCAACTAGCCCGGAGGCTGGCCGGCCGGCTTTCTTGTGTATGAACACAGACTCAGAGGGCACGTGTCTGTCACAGGCTCCTGTCTTCTCAACAGGCAATGCTGAGAATAAGTGGCCATGCTAAAACACTGGCCATTTTGAGTCGGAGCTGCTGTGTTGGCAGAGAATGGAGAACAGGGTGACAGTGAGCTGTGGGGTCTAGGGAGCCTATGCCCTTTGGGCCAACCCACTAGCCATTTGCAAAGCCCCTGACCAGCTGCAGAGTCTCTTTACCCAGGCTCCAGAGGGGAACTGAGTTTCTCAGGAGCCAACTTGTTTCATGTCAGGAACCATCTGGACCTCCTCCCTGCACACCAGCCTGTCCCAGTATGTCCCCCCCGATGACGGATTCTCAGATCCAGTACCAATGGGAGCTCAGAACATTTCAACAGAATTTATGAGCGTGCAACTAGAAACTAGAAATCTACAAAGAGCCAAATTTGAAATACTGAGTCCTAATAATTTTTACCCAGGATGGGTACTTCATTTGGGGCCAAACCCCTGAAGCCGCACAAGTCCTGGcagccttccccttcctccccacgCAGCCATACCTGCATTCACAGATTCTTTGGCTACCGCTGTTATAAATTTAGAATTTCTGGCAATTTTTTCTGCACAGTGGATGGCTTCTTCGACCAGTTTCTCAACAGGAAAAACTTTGCTTACGAGACCTGACATGGGAAAAGGTGATTGTGAGAAATAGCActggttatattttcctttgaGTGATGACGACCCTGTGAGAGCAGAGGTCTTTGTCTTTCAGGTGTGAACGAGGGGCTGCAACACAGAGTAGGTTCCACCTCGTCCCCaagagggggcgatgctctcggCTATATTCCACGGTCACTCGACTCTGACAGATACAAGTCACCAAGCCATGGGTCAGGGTGTGCCTGCTCGTTCTCAGAGAATTCCCACTGCTTATGTTAAGCTTTGGGGAATGACATGGTTTAGTATTATTCTGTAACCTGAGCATATGTTTTAGCTACTCTTTTTACATCTAGGACATCAAACACGGGCAGGGGTCCCCTGGGTGGTCCCCTGGGTTGGCAGGACCCCTGGAAGCACTGTGCTGACTGCCTGCAGGAGCCCCTGGAGACCACCCCCCCTCTTCACTGTCCAAGACGGGCTCCAGGGGGCACCCCCTGCCCATACCTGCTTCCTTGGCCTCCTGGGCTGAGATCCTGTCACCAGTGAGGACCATCTCCATAGCCAGAGACTTGCCGACAGCACGGGTCAGCCTCTGGGTGCCCCCCATACCTGCAGGGGCAGAAGGCAGTGGGTCACAGCTGGCTCTGTGGCCAGTATAAGCCAAGATGCACAGACACTGCTGGCAAGTTCTGAGGGGCCGAAGATGGGCCTCTCAGGTAAGGCAACCAGCAGGAGGACTGGGCAGGAGACAGGAGAAACCCTTGGGGGACCTCCTTTCTATGCTCAGTCCCTGCACCTGCAGCTCAGTCCCTGACATCAGTACCTCTAGTACGGGAGTCATACTCTGGACAGGTGTGCACAGAGCTCATGCTTCTAGCCTCAGACCTGGCTATGGGGGTGGCCTCAGACCTGACCTGTTCCCTTCAGGATCTAGGCCAAAGACAGAGTGCTCTGCCTCCTGGAACTCTCTGAATGTGCCCTTCTCTTCCAGCACTCTGTGGCTACCCAGCATACAATGTTCCCCTCCACGTGCCCATGCTCCCTTCCACGAGCTGGAAAGAGAACAGTTTACCTAGTCATCTGCCCCATGGCACCAGGGTGAGTTAAAGAGACCACCCGAGGGAGACACCCACAGTGCAGCAGACTTAGGCACTGTCTCAATGAAGTAGAGACCTTAGACACTGGGACAGGAAGAACCCAGTGATCAGTGGAGCTCAGGCAGGGCTGCCCTTGCCCTCAGCCAACGGGACACACTCGCCTGCTCACCCAGCTGGCTCAGGAGATGCCCTGGGCTCTAGGCTCTACATGCAGGGCAGAGACCTTGTGAGGACATAAGCCCAGAATCTTGATCAAGTGGACCCCAGGGGCAGAAGCCATACTGTTTGCTCATTGCTTGTGTTGACCTCCATATGTGGGATTCTGATCTCCTGCTCTGCTGACCTTGGATGAGGCCATAACTTGCTCTGGTCACTTGAATATGAAGAGATGTGACATGTTACCTCCAGACACAAACTCTCAGGGCTGGTCCTGTTACCATGTTTTGAGCTTCTCACCTAAAAGGACCCTAAGCCAGTGTGTGGTCAGCCATTCCTAACAGCATCTGACATGGGATCTAGCTGTCACACAAGAAGCTGGCATAGCTCAGTGGCCCGTGGCCATTTCTGAGTCTGTTGTAACCACTCATTCTTAGTGtgctgggaggcagagggagcagtgAGCATAGCTGGTGGCTACCTGTCCAGTGCTCACAGGACTACCCAAAGCCTCTTGTCTCATGTAAGCGGcatgtttctgtctgttcctggAAAAGCCCACAAGGTCCTAATAGGTGGGCAGATTCTAGGGAGTGACCTGAAGAGCTTCTGTTGGAGATATCACCCCTCTTTACCTGGGATGGTTCCTAGTAAGATTTCTGGCTGTGCAAACTGGGCTTTCTCTCCAGCATAAATGATGTCACACATCATAGCAAGTTCACAGCCACCACCAAGCTGCAAAACATGAGATATCACTAGGGAaaccttattcatttatttaaatcactCTATATTTAATGAAACAGTATAGCAAAGTTTAACATAGCAGTGCAAAGTTTAGTTAAGTGTTCCCATGAATTACCTACAAATGGCTGATCTGCCCAACTGTTTTCGTAAAGGGCCAGACAGCAAACACTTTCGGCTCTGTGGCTTGTAAGGTCTCTGCTGTGGGGGCTCGAAGGAGGCCACACGGAGTGAACAAACCAATGGGCATGCTTGTTCCAATAATTTTACTCACTGACCCTGGCTTATCCCAAGGGACCTTTGTTATTAGTCACAAACGGAAACTCTCATCCCTTctctccaggctctgcccagCCCAGCACCTCTGAGCAGTCTACATGCCTGCAGGAGACCCCAGTGCACCAAGACAGGACACAGAACTTTCCATGGTAACTAAAGAGGTTAGTTTACAGGTGCTGCGTGAGTCGGAAAGTCACTCAAGTTGCACAAAAAGCCAACACGTGCCCCCTTTacacaggagaggggagagacattCTGGAGCAATACAGGGGTCACCATGAacactgggggggggagggttacACTGACAAAATCAGATGCTGAAACACCTCCTCTCTCTACAGTCCTTGGCTCTTTAACATCGAGTTCAGGCTGATCTGAACACTAGACTTAGGCCTTTTCACAATAAACGTCGGTTATACGTCACACTCACAAGTCCAGTCCGTAAAGAAGTCTGAGAGGGAGACTCGGGCTGACACTCACAGCGAAACCGTTGACAGCAGCTATGATTGGCTTCTTGACCTGGCAGACTTTATCCCAGTTGCTCAAGAACTGCCCGGTGTAACAGTTCTGGAATGTTCGATTCTGCATCTCCTTGATATCTGCTCCAGCTAGTGGAAATGAGGCCCCAGTTACCGGAGTGCAGAGATCCCAATAACAGCTATTAGATGTCCACCATGAGCAGACACTGGGCTACTGGGGATACCTGGCTTGTGCGGTGATGGACACTGGCAATATGCTGAGATTCGTGTTCACAGCGGTGACATGGAAGGACCACGGGACAAGAAATGGACTGGAGTTGGACTTGGAGAAGGCTGGGCTTATTCATTAGTTACCTGAGCCTTCAATGCACAGCACCTGATTGTGGAGGACCTGAGTCACTTTGAACTTACTTTGTTTGCAGGGAACACCAAGATGTAAACACACACTGCAGCTTACCCAAGCAGTCTCCCTGACCCTTTCCACTCTGTGTGTAAATAAACCCCAAGCCCTACGAGCTTTTCTGATGCAGCCTCGGAGGTGTAAGTCTGAGCGCAAGGTCACATGGGTGTGATCACGGTCAGACTGCCCCTTGCACACTTGGGTGACCTGCCACTATGCTGCCCACCACACCTGCAAACGCCTTCTCCCCGCCAGTGAGGACAATGGCCTTCACGGCTGGGTCCTTCTCGAAGTTCTCCAGCGCCTGATTGAGCTCCATGAGCAGGCCGTCACAGAGTGCGTTGAGTGCTTTGGGGCGGTTCAGTTGGATCAACCCCACATTGCtgtccttccccttcttttctgtGATGATGTACTCAAAGTGAGCCCCTGGGGCAAGAGAAAACAGGCATCAAATTGGGGGATCCTCCGTCAGTGGACATAGTGACCTGGACATACTTAAGGAACCCCTGTCCAGTTCCCAGTGGCTGCAGCAGGCAACTCTCAGTCACGTGGGTGACCTCTGTGCCACTCtccgcttttctttttttttttgtatttttctgaagctggaaacggggagacagacagactcctgcatgcgcccaaccaggatccacccagcacgcccaccaggggcaaggctctgcccaccagggggcgatgctctgtccctctcggggaccagagccactctagcgcctggggcagaggccaaggagccatccccagcgcccgggccatctttgctccaatggagccttggctgcgggaggggaagagagagacagagaggaaggagagggggaggggtggagaagcagatgggcgcttctcctgtgtgccctggccaggaattgaacccgggtcccccgcacgccaggccgacgctctaccgctgagccaaccggccagggccgccactcTCCACTTTGGCGGATGTTTGAACCTAtccttaagtttaaaaaaacaaaaacagctatGAGCAGCAGAACATGGCAGCCTTCCTTCTGAATGCCTCTGTCAGAGAGACAACCTGTGATTCCACAGAAACAAGGGAGGGAGCGATTCAACAAATTCTTTCAACCAATGCCAGCTAGGGGAGCGGAATGAAGTTGTGAACAGAACAGAGTTCTGGCTTTGCCAGGTGGACGGTCGGGGGAGAGGGGGCACACACAAACTCAGGTGGCTTCCACCGCCCCGAGGGCAGCCCGCGCAGGCGTGGGATCAGCAGCGACCTAGAGAGAAAGAATGTCCGCACGTGGAGTGGCTGCCTGCCCCGCGGGCTTGCCGGGGAGTGCCTGGAATAACACAGTCGAGTCGAGCGGCAAGTGCCTGTCAGGAGATCCGGAACCGACCGCTGATTGCAGCCTGGGTGCAGCAGCGAAGGGTCGGAGAGAACAGGATGACACCGACACGACTGGGAACTAGACACAGAGGTGAAGGAACAGGATGGGGCAGGGCGCGGGGAGCGGCGCGGGCTGGCAGCGCAGAAGGCGGCGCAGGGCAGAGCGGCGGCCACCTGTAACCTGAGTGGCCCCACAAAGTCCTGTAAACCCACCGGAATTTGCCAGCCAGCCCCCCACGCGCCGTGGCCGGGGGTTTGCTCGCTCAGCTCCGACAGAGTCCCGGGGCGCGGCCCACCCGCACTCACCAGAGGCGAAGGGGCGCCGCGCCGCGCAGCCGAGCCGGGGCAGCACGAGGCCGCGGGCCCGCGGCAGCAGGACGCGCAGTGCGGCCATGGCGCTCAGAGGACACCTCGCCCGGACCCCCGCGACGCCGGCCTCGGCTGCCGCGACGCCTCGCGAGATCAGCCTGGGAGGCGGAAGGGGCGTGACGAGACTGGGGCGGGACCACGAGTCCCGGAGGAGGGGACGAGGGTCCCGGGAGAGCAGGTGGAGTTCTGCGGGCTGCGGGTAGACCTACTGGAGTGGTAGGAAGCAGACCTGAGGCTATGAGCGCGGACCTCTCGTGACCCGTTGTACCGTGGGGGTCGGTCCGCGCGTGGACCCCACGCCATCTGCCCAGGGCCGCCCGCGCGCCCGAGCCCGGCGAGGTCGGAGCGCCCGCGGGAACCCTCGGCGACTCCGGTGGGACCGAGCCGGAGGGA
Above is a window of Saccopteryx bilineata isolate mSacBil1 chromosome 7, mSacBil1_pri_phased_curated, whole genome shotgun sequence DNA encoding:
- the ECHS1 gene encoding enoyl-CoA hydratase, mitochondrial, producing the protein MAALRVLLPRARGLVLPRLGCAARRPFASGAHFEYIITEKKGKDSNVGLIQLNRPKALNALCDGLLMELNQALENFEKDPAVKAIVLTGGEKAFAAGADIKEMQNRTFQNCYTGQFLSNWDKVCQVKKPIIAAVNGFALGGGCELAMMCDIIYAGEKAQFAQPEILLGTIPGMGGTQRLTRAVGKSLAMEMVLTGDRISAQEAKEAGLVSKVFPVEKLVEEAIHCAEKIARNSKFITAVAKESVNAAFEMTLAEGNKLEKKLFYLTFATEDRREGMTAFVEKRKANFKDQ